The sequence CCACTCACCGCTACTCTCCGGACATCGGTCACCCCGATGTCCGTTCGGCACGATCGGGTTGGCCTGGATGCCCCGTTCAGGCGTCACCATTCTGAGATTGGGCCTCGACGTGCGGATCAATGTTGTGGTCATCCAGATCAATATCGTGATAGTAGGCGTAGGTGCTTTTGCACCGGTCTCCGCGTCCCGGAGACGCTCACGGCGATACCCGCCCAGGCTTGCGCATGCTGCGACCGAGACGAGCGGCGGGATCGTCAGCGAGAATCGGCTCCGGGTGAGAGAGGCGATGATCGTACCTGACATACCGCACCGTTCGGGACGTGGGTTCGGCTGCCGGATCTTGTAACGCTTGATGAGAGCTCAACCTCTCTCTATAAACGATTTCTGTCACGATCGTCTACATGTCAGGGCGTTTCGGTCCATTTCGTTCCGGATCCAACCCCGGCCAACCGAAAAAGAGGGTCGGGCTCCTGCAGGTAGCTCACCCGATACCGACCGTCATCACAACCCTTATGTTTAGGTCAAGCCAAACTAACTAGTATCAACCATGTCGGCAAGAGTTGAGCATCTGGTCGAAGCATTTGGTCGCCTGATGGTCATCAAGAACGAATGCTCTTCTGAGATCTTCTCCGAATGCGGACTCACGGATTTGACGGTGACGCAGATCGCCTACTTAAAGGCCATCGACGAGCACCACGACGTGACGTTCAGCAGGCTTGCCGAGATCACGAGAACCTCAAAACCCACCGTCACGGAGATGGTTAATCGGTTCGCCAGGATGGAGTGCGCGTACCGGCAGAAGTGCCCCGACGACGGGAGGGTCACCTACATCCGCCTGACCGAGAGGGGGCGGATGATAGCAAACGCCGAGCAGAACGCGCTCCACCGGATGATCGAGAGGATAGTACGGGCGCTCGACGAGAACGAAGTGGATCTCCTCCTTGAGATCCTCAAGAAGGTCGGGTAATTTTTTTGGCCGACAACAAAGTTAGGTAAATTCGAACTAAATGATTGGAGTCACCATGCACTCACCACAACCTGATACCAGCGAGACTGTCGTCATACCGCTCTTCGAGACCGTGATCTACCCGGAGACCCGGACGAAGCTCCAGGTCGAGACGGCCGTCGGAGAGGCGTTGATCGCTGCCATGAAGAACGACGGGTCGGTATCCGCGGTCGGGCTGACCGCAAAGTGCGGCGGAGAGCCTTCGGAGAATCCGGCCGGTGCGCTCTATACGACCGGAACCCTCCTCGAGATAGCGCACATACAGCCCGCAGACGACGGCTACCTGGTCTTTGCGCATGCAACCTGCCGGGTGAAGGCCGTGACGCTCTCGGAGAAAGGCGGGCTGTTCTATGCCGTCCATGAACCGCTCCCTGACGTACCGGACCTCGATGAGGATGCCCGGGCGGAGATGCTCGCGGGCGTCAAAGCGGCCGTCCACGAGCTCAGCGGCAACTTCCAGGGATCTGAACAGTTCACCCGCTCCGTCGACAAGATGGCGTCCGTCGACCAGATCATGGGGTTTGTTCTGCCCTTCCTGCCGGTGGGCATCGGCGAGAAACAGCCTCTCCTCGAGACGGTCTCCGCCCGGGAGCGCTATACCGCGTTCCTCCAGCTCCTGGTGAACGTAAACGAGAGCATCAACCTCCGGATTGAGGTGGCCAGGAAGGCTTCTGAGAAGGTCGGGAAGGCGAACCGGGAGGCGATGCTCCGGGAACAGCTCCGGGTGATCCAGGAAGAACTCAACGGGGACGAGGGCTCGTCCGGCGAGGAAGGCTACCGGGAGCGGATCGAACGCTCGACGATGCCCGACGAGGTGCGCAAGAAGGCGTTTGCCGAACTCAAGAAACTTGAGATGGGCGGGAGCCAGCACCACGAGAGCCAGGGGATCAGAAACTACCTGGACCTCCTCCTCGACCTCCCCTGGACGGTCGAGGAGAAGAAGGAGATCGATATCGAGGAGGCCCGCCGCGTGCTTGAGAGCAACCACAACGGCCTCGAGAAGGTCAAGGAGCGGATCATCCAGCACCTGGCGGTCATGAAACTCAAACAGGAGAAGCAGGGCTCGATCCTCCTCCTCGCAGGCCCGCCCGGTACCGGGAAGACGAGCCTCGGCAAAAGCATCGCGGACGCCCTGGGCCGGAAGTACGTCCGGATCAGCCTCGGCGGCGTCAGAGACGAGGCGGAGATCCGGGGGCACCGGCGAACCTACGTCGGGTCTCTCCCCGGGCGGATCATCCAGGGCATGAAGAAGGCCGGGACAAAGAACCCGGTCTTCATCCTCGACGAGGTCGATAAGCTCGCTGTCTCGCACCTGGGAGACCCGGCAAGCGCCCTCCTCGAGGTCCTCGACCCCGAGCAGAACAGCACGTTCTCGGACCACTACCTGGAGGTCCCCTACGACCTCTCCGACGTGCTCTTCATCGCGACCGCGAACTCGCTTGCAACCATCCCGGCACCGCTCCTCGACCGGATGGAGCTCGTCGAGATCTCGGGCTACACAAAGAACGAGAAGTTCGCCATCGCAAAAGACCACCTGCTGCCGGAGACCCTCGAGGAGCACGGCCTCGATGCTGATACACTCAAGGTCGAGGACGACGCCCTCGTGACGATCATCGAGCGATACACCCGGGAAGCGGGCGTCCGGGCGCTCAAGAAACAGCTCGCCCGGATCGCGCGGTTCGTCTCCACGAAGATCGTCTCGGGGACCGCTGACCTGCCCTATACGGTGACGGCGGAGATGCTCCCGGAGATCCTCGGAAAAGAGATGGTCCGGCAGGACGTGGCCCGGAAAGAGAACCCGCCCGGCGTCGTCACGGGACTTGCCTGGACGCCGGTCGGCGGGGATATCCTTTTTGTCGAGGGTACGTTCATGCCCGGCAAGGGGAGACTCACGCTGACCGGCCAGCTCGGGGACGTGATGAAGGAGTCTGCACAGATATCGCTCAGCCTGATCCGCTCAAGGCTGCCCCTCACTGCGTCCGGGTTCGACTTCTTCGCAAGCGACATCCACATCCACGTGCCGTCGGGAGCGACCCCGAAGGACGGGCCTTCGGCGGGGGTGACGCTCTTTACGACTCTTGCCTCCCTTGTCACGGGAAGAGCGGTCGACCCGACGATCGCCATGACCGGGGAGGTGACGCTCTCCGGCGCCGTGCTGCCGGTGGGGGGCATCAAGGAGAAGGTTCTTGCGGCGCACCGGGCCGGGATCAGGAAGGTCATCCTCCCGCGGGAGAACGAGCGGGACCTCGCGGACGTGCCCGAAGACGTGCGGCGCGAACTTACGTTCGTGACTGTGGATACTGTCGACGACGTCCTGCGCGAGGCGCTCGGGGTAGCGCTCCACGGGCCTGTCGTGCCGTATTCGGAGAGGAGGTGCGTGCCTGCGCACGACCTCTAACGACCCTCTCCTCACGTTCTCCTGATTTTTCTGGCGGTTCCCTGCACGGGTTACTCCCGCCGTTCGGTGCGCCTCTCGTTCCGGGGTTTGTACAGGAGGTTTCTGGTCTGGGAGTGATTGGAAGGGTCCAACATCCCGACGCGTGTCACAGAGATCATTAATAGGAGGAGGTCAACCTCTCCCACGTGGAAAACCCGGGTGCACCTGTCCCGGGAGATGCACCAGAGGAAACAGAATGAAGCAATCTCACGTGGGGGGCATCGCCCTCCTGGTATGCCTGATCGTTGTAGTGGCGATCGCTCTGGGTTCAGGCGCTCAGGATGGCACGGGGTCCCCGGGCGCGGATGACAACACCCCGCCCCTGGTCATCGGCGACACCATGACCGTGCTCGTCACGGGCGCCGCGTCGCTCTCCGATCTCGCGGCCGCTGGGATCCCGGCACCGGAAGAACTGCAGATCCCGAAGGGCATCAAGCGGTACGACGTTGTGACGTTCGACCACGCTGCCCTCTCGCGAGAGATCCGGGATGGACTCCCGCTTTCTATCCATGGTACGGCGTACCGGACCGAACAGCACGGGATGAACTTCGAACAGATCGATGACGGTATCAACACCTACGAAGGAACGATCGTCGGCGTTGACGAAAGCGATATCCTCCTGACGACCGGGAACAACGCCCTCGTCGGGAGCATAGTCTTCGGCAACGAGACGTTCTGGATTATCCCGGTCGAGCCCCGTGCGCGTGCCGAGCAGTCGGCGTCCCCGTTGCACGTCATATACAGTTCAAAGGATGTGCCCGCGGGGCCCCTCGTTCCGATAGATTAGGAGCCCGCAGAATATTCCGGTGTGGTGATCGTATGGAGTCTAGGAACAACAAACATCTGATTGCCGTAGGGATTCTCGCGTTCATCGGCGTCGTCCTCCTCGTCGCGACGGTTGTAGTTGTGTTTACCGCCTTCGTTACCCTGAGCACGGGAATCGACGGTCTTCCGCAGGAGCTGACTGTGCAGGTGGTCGGGGAAGAGGATCTGCAGAATGTCTCCGTCATCCACCAGACCGATCAGGATTTGAAGCAGCACCCGGCGCTCCTCCTCGCGGCTGTGGTTACAGCGCCGGAGCGTGTCCCATGATCTACGGGTCCGGCATGAGATCGCACCCGCAACTGATGGTGACGAGATGAAACAAACCCCTCTCCTCCTGGTTACGCTGATCCTGCTGGTGTTCGGGGCCGGTTGCACCGATTCCGTGGAGGTTAACGCATCGGAGAACACCACGCCTGCCCCGGTCCTCTACTACGAGCAGGAGAACACCTCCATCACCCTCAACCTCTCGGAGGTCACCGTGGACGTTCCCGGAAATTTCACCGCCAACGTCACGATGGTGCTCGAAACCCTTCTGGCCGACCAGCGGGCCGGGATTCTGCTTGAGAACGGGTGGAACATTACCTCGGTTCGGATGGCCTCGAATGAGGATGACCCGAACCGGGCGTATGTCGAAGTGGAGTTCAGGCACGATGGACTGTCGTTCTTCATCGGGGTCGACGAAACGGCCCGCCGGACGCTCGACGGGCGTTGCGGGGCAGAGTGGTGGCTCTCGACACCCGTATCGGGGCCTCTGCCCGAGGGCTACCATCAGGCAACGGATAAGAGTACAAAAACTTACCACGTCTTCGACGAGCGGAACAAGAGGGTAGCCATGATCTACAACGATACGACGATCTTCTATCTTTACCCGTCGTACTCGATAATCAACATGGAGGGAATACTTGGCTGATCTCACCCTGGCTCGTTTTCCGGTGGTTTTGGAGCAGCAGGTGTCCGTAGGTTCTCAGGAGAGCAGGCCCCCCCGACCGCGCTCGGCCCTGACCCCCTAAACCCTCCTCGCGATCGTCTCGATCGCCTCGATCAGCGTCTTCTGGTGCGGCTTGATGATCGCCACCGGACAGTCGACGATCTTCTCTACGATCGGTGCAAGGATGGGGGCGCAGATGATCCCGAGCGCCCCCTCCTTGTCGGCCCGTACTGCGGCGATGATGCACTCCTCAAGGGAGTCAGCTGAGTAGCCCCGGATCCGGTATTTCCGGTTCCCGACTGTGATGTCGCGGTTGTCGAGTTCGTCGAGCAGGAACCGCGCTGCGATCGCGGCGATGAAACTCTTCTCCCTGGGTTCGAGGGCGTTGACAATCTTCCGGACGGTGGAGAGCCGGGGATCGGTCTTCCCTGACGTGAGTTTGTAGAGGGTGGCGGGCGGGATCCCTGCCAGGTCTGCAAGTTCCCGGGCGGTCATATCCTGGCGGTCCAGTTCTTCCTGGAGCGCCTCGGCAAACTCGGTCTCAAAGATCCTTCGTGACAGCATCACTCTATTGTAGTAGATTATTTGAGATATAATTTTCCTCGTATGGTCACATTTTATGGACACAAGGCAAATCTTATCAAGGCCTGCGACAATTCTCCCCCTATGAACCCCACACCCATCCGGGAGATCACGATCCTCCCCGGCCGGAGCAGGAGCGGCGAGCCGGAGAGGTTCGAGGCGATCACCATCCGCCCGGGCGACACGATATCCATCGTCGGCCCCACCGGCTCCGGGAAGAGCGCCTTCATCAACGACATCGAGGTCTTCGCCCAAAACGACACCGCCACGGGACGGACGGTCCTCGTCAACGGCGAATACCCACCCGAGGAGTTCGTCCGCGACCCGGCGCACAAACCCGTCGCCCTGATCACCCAGAACACCCAGTGCCTCGCCGACCTCACGGTTGAGGAGTTCCTTGCGATGCACGTCCGGTCCCGGAAGATCGAGGACGAGGAGATCGTCAGCCGGACGATCGACCTCGCAAACGAGTTTACGGGTGAGAAGATCCGGCCCGATGCCCGGATGACCGCGCTCTCCGGCGGCCAGACCCGCTCGCTCCTGGTGGCCGACGCGGTCCTGATCGCGGCTGCACCCGTCCTCCTCCTCGACGAGGTGGAGAACGCCGGGATCTTCAAGGAGCGGGTGATCGAGGTTCTCCGCGCCGGGGGGAAGGCGGTCATCTTCGTCACCCACGACCCCCTGGTCTCCCTCCTCTCTGCCCGGCGGATCGTCATGCGGGACGGAGCGGTCGAGCGGGTCATCGAGCCTGACGGCCGTGAGAACGCCGCCCTCAGGGAGGCCCGCCGCCTCGACGGCATCCTCCGGCAGATGCGGGAGGAGATCCGGGCCGGCAACCTGATCACAGGGTCGGTCGGGGCATGAGACTCGTCGTCATCGCCGGGCCGCCCTCCGCCGGGAAGACCGCCGTCGTGCGGCAGACCATCCGTGCCCTCCTGGACCGGCACCAGATCGCCTACCTCAAGATCGACGTCGTCCGGGCGTTCGAGGACGAGGAACTCGCGGCCGAGTTCGGGATCCCGGCACGGAAGGTCTACTCAGGCGATCTCTGCCCTGACCACGCCGGGGTCATGGTGATGCGGGACGCCATCGCCTGGGCCGGGGAGGAGGGCGCCGACCTCCTCCTGGTCGAGAGCGCCGGGCTCTGCCTCCGCTGCTCCCCCTACACGACGCAGGGGCTCGGAGTCGCCGTCCTCTCCGCAATATCGGGGACGAACACGCCCCTGAAGATGGCCGCGATGCTCGCGCTTGCCGACATCGCGGTCGTGACCAGGATCGACCTCGTCTCCCAGGCCGAGAAAGAGGTCTTCCGGGAGCGGATCCGGGAGGTGAACCCGCGCCTCGACATCGTGGAGACGAATGCTCTCCAGGGGACCGGGATGCGCTACCTCCTCCGGGCGATCGAGGACTGCCCTGCGATAACCGACCCGGATGCCATCGTGCTCCGGGGTGCGCCGCCGCTCGGGGTCTGCACCATCTGTATCGGGAAGACCGAGATCGGGTGGCAGCACCACTTCGGGGTCATCCGGAGACTCGAGGGCGCCGACTACCTCTACCGGGGGGACTGACCCTATGGCATGGACTCCGCCCGGGAAGGACTGCG is a genomic window of Methanoculleus bourgensis MS2 containing:
- a CDS encoding MarR family winged helix-turn-helix transcriptional regulator, with the translated sequence MSARVEHLVEAFGRLMVIKNECSSEIFSECGLTDLTVTQIAYLKAIDEHHDVTFSRLAEITRTSKPTVTEMVNRFARMECAYRQKCPDDGRVTYIRLTERGRMIANAEQNALHRMIERIVRALDENEVDLLLEILKKVG
- the lon gene encoding endopeptidase La, whose product is MHSPQPDTSETVVIPLFETVIYPETRTKLQVETAVGEALIAAMKNDGSVSAVGLTAKCGGEPSENPAGALYTTGTLLEIAHIQPADDGYLVFAHATCRVKAVTLSEKGGLFYAVHEPLPDVPDLDEDARAEMLAGVKAAVHELSGNFQGSEQFTRSVDKMASVDQIMGFVLPFLPVGIGEKQPLLETVSARERYTAFLQLLVNVNESINLRIEVARKASEKVGKANREAMLREQLRVIQEELNGDEGSSGEEGYRERIERSTMPDEVRKKAFAELKKLEMGGSQHHESQGIRNYLDLLLDLPWTVEEKKEIDIEEARRVLESNHNGLEKVKERIIQHLAVMKLKQEKQGSILLLAGPPGTGKTSLGKSIADALGRKYVRISLGGVRDEAEIRGHRRTYVGSLPGRIIQGMKKAGTKNPVFILDEVDKLAVSHLGDPASALLEVLDPEQNSTFSDHYLEVPYDLSDVLFIATANSLATIPAPLLDRMELVEISGYTKNEKFAIAKDHLLPETLEEHGLDADTLKVEDDALVTIIERYTREAGVRALKKQLARIARFVSTKIVSGTADLPYTVTAEMLPEILGKEMVRQDVARKENPPGVVTGLAWTPVGGDILFVEGTFMPGKGRLTLTGQLGDVMKESAQISLSLIRSRLPLTASGFDFFASDIHIHVPSGATPKDGPSAGVTLFTTLASLVTGRAVDPTIAMTGEVTLSGAVLPVGGIKEKVLAAHRAGIRKVILPRENERDLADVPEDVRRELTFVTVDTVDDVLREALGVALHGPVVPYSERRCVPAHDL
- a CDS encoding reprolysin family propeptide-containing metallopeptidase, translating into MKQSHVGGIALLVCLIVVVAIALGSGAQDGTGSPGADDNTPPLVIGDTMTVLVTGAASLSDLAAAGIPAPEELQIPKGIKRYDVVTFDHAALSREIRDGLPLSIHGTAYRTEQHGMNFEQIDDGINTYEGTIVGVDESDILLTTGNNALVGSIVFGNETFWIIPVEPRARAEQSASPLHVIYSSKDVPAGPLVPID
- a CDS encoding helix-turn-helix domain-containing protein is translated as MLSRRIFETEFAEALQEELDRQDMTARELADLAGIPPATLYKLTSGKTDPRLSTVRKIVNALEPREKSFIAAIAARFLLDELDNRDITVGNRKYRIRGYSADSLEECIIAAVRADKEGALGIICAPILAPIVEKIVDCPVAIIKPHQKTLIEAIETIARRV
- a CDS encoding ATP-binding cassette domain-containing protein — encoded protein: MNPTPIREITILPGRSRSGEPERFEAITIRPGDTISIVGPTGSGKSAFINDIEVFAQNDTATGRTVLVNGEYPPEEFVRDPAHKPVALITQNTQCLADLTVEEFLAMHVRSRKIEDEEIVSRTIDLANEFTGEKIRPDARMTALSGGQTRSLLVADAVLIAAAPVLLLDEVENAGIFKERVIEVLRAGGKAVIFVTHDPLVSLLSARRIVMRDGAVERVIEPDGRENAALREARRLDGILRQMREEIRAGNLITGSVGA
- a CDS encoding GTP-binding protein; the encoded protein is MRLVVIAGPPSAGKTAVVRQTIRALLDRHQIAYLKIDVVRAFEDEELAAEFGIPARKVYSGDLCPDHAGVMVMRDAIAWAGEEGADLLLVESAGLCLRCSPYTTQGLGVAVLSAISGTNTPLKMAAMLALADIAVVTRIDLVSQAEKEVFRERIREVNPRLDIVETNALQGTGMRYLLRAIEDCPAITDPDAIVLRGAPPLGVCTICIGKTEIGWQHHFGVIRRLEGADYLYRGD